In Lysinibacillus sp. FSL M8-0337, the following proteins share a genomic window:
- the aroC gene encoding chorismate synthase encodes MRYLTAGESHGPQLTTIIEGLPSLLPITAEKINHDLKRRQGGHGRGRRMQIETDTVEIVGGVRHGQTLGSPVALVVTNDDWKHWTKIMGAEPLAEDINPEDIKRQISRPRPGHADLVGGMKYGHRDLRNVLERSSARETTVRVAVGAVAKALLNELGISIVSHVTEIVGIKADTSVIEGKSAAEIRTIVEADPCYCVDPVASAKMVEAIDEAKKAGDSIGGVVEVIVEGMPAGIGSYVHYDRKLDAKLAAAMLSINAFKGVEFGIGFEMARRKGSEVHDEIIWSEEEGYTRATNRLGGLEGGMSTGMPIVVRGVMKPIPTLYKPLQSVDIETKEPFKASVERSDSCAVPAASVVAEHVIAWEIASAIMEQFHGDQLPQLQAQIEEQRRYAKEF; translated from the coding sequence ATGCGTTACTTAACAGCAGGAGAATCACACGGACCGCAATTAACAACGATAATTGAGGGTTTACCGTCACTTTTACCAATTACAGCAGAGAAAATTAATCATGATTTAAAACGTCGTCAAGGAGGGCATGGCCGCGGTCGCCGTATGCAAATTGAGACGGATACAGTAGAAATAGTAGGTGGTGTGCGCCACGGACAAACGCTTGGCTCTCCTGTCGCGCTTGTTGTCACAAATGATGACTGGAAGCATTGGACAAAAATTATGGGGGCAGAACCATTAGCAGAAGATATCAATCCAGAAGATATAAAACGTCAGATTTCACGTCCGCGTCCTGGTCATGCAGATTTAGTAGGCGGTATGAAATATGGGCATCGCGATTTACGCAATGTTTTAGAGCGTTCTTCTGCGCGTGAAACAACTGTCCGCGTCGCTGTTGGTGCCGTTGCTAAAGCATTATTAAATGAGCTTGGTATATCAATTGTGTCACATGTTACAGAAATCGTAGGCATTAAGGCAGACACTTCTGTAATTGAAGGGAAATCAGCAGCAGAAATTCGTACAATTGTTGAAGCAGATCCATGTTACTGTGTAGACCCTGTTGCTTCTGCAAAAATGGTGGAGGCAATCGATGAAGCGAAAAAAGCAGGTGACTCTATCGGTGGTGTTGTTGAAGTAATTGTTGAGGGTATGCCAGCTGGTATTGGCTCTTATGTGCATTACGATCGCAAGCTTGATGCGAAATTAGCGGCCGCTATGTTATCAATTAATGCCTTTAAAGGTGTTGAATTTGGTATTGGTTTTGAAATGGCTCGTCGCAAAGGTTCAGAAGTACATGACGAAATTATTTGGTCAGAAGAAGAAGGGTATACACGTGCAACGAATCGACTGGGTGGCTTAGAAGGCGGTATGTCAACAGGTATGCCAATTGTCGTTCGCGGTGTTATGAAGCCTATTCCAACGCTATATAAACCTTTGCAAAGTGTTGATATTGAAACAAAAGAACCGTTTAAAGCAAGCGTTGAACGTTCTGATAGCTGTGCAGTACCGGCGGCATCAGTTGTTGCTGAACATGTTATTGCCTGGGAAATAGCAAGTGCGATTATGGAACAATTCCACGGAGATCAATTGCCACAACTACAAGCTCAAATTGAAGAACAACGCCGTTACGCAAAGGAGTTTTGA
- the hisC gene encoding histidinol-phosphate transaminase → MKWKQQLDGMQAYKPGKPIEEVQREFGLQEVVKLASNENPFGCSPKVTAYLHNSAVNHALYPDGYAQNLRTTVANHVGVKETQLLFGNGSDDIIAILTRALLYPGVNTVMADPSFSQYAHNAEIEGAEVRKISCIDGAHDLDAMAAAIDENTSIVWVCSPNNPTGVVIADTDLRAFLAKVPSDVLVVLDEAYIEYVTHPGHKETLPLINEYPNVLLMRTFSKAYGLASFRVGYAIGQPEVIAKLDPVRAPFNNTILSQAVAAIAISDQDYIKNCCKANEIGKKQYVDFCEKHNLKYYPSDTNFILFDTKANSDVVFQELMKRGFIIRSGNALGAPGFIRVTIGTEAQNAALLQHLEAVLKEQGVFA, encoded by the coding sequence ATGAAATGGAAACAACAATTGGACGGTATGCAAGCATATAAGCCAGGTAAACCAATTGAAGAAGTACAACGTGAATTTGGCTTACAAGAAGTCGTAAAGTTAGCATCAAATGAAAACCCATTTGGTTGCTCCCCTAAGGTAACAGCATATTTACACAATAGTGCAGTAAACCATGCATTATATCCAGACGGCTATGCGCAAAACTTACGTACAACTGTAGCAAATCATGTAGGTGTCAAAGAAACACAGCTTCTTTTTGGCAATGGCTCGGATGATATTATTGCAATTCTTACTCGTGCGCTGTTGTATCCAGGTGTGAATACAGTCATGGCAGATCCATCATTCTCACAATATGCTCATAATGCTGAAATTGAAGGCGCGGAAGTTCGTAAAATTTCTTGTATTGATGGCGCACATGACTTGGACGCTATGGCGGCAGCAATTGATGAAAATACTTCGATTGTGTGGGTATGTAGCCCGAATAATCCAACTGGTGTTGTCATTGCAGATACTGATTTACGAGCGTTTTTAGCGAAAGTACCAAGCGATGTACTGGTCGTGTTAGATGAAGCGTATATCGAATATGTGACACACCCTGGTCATAAAGAAACACTACCATTAATTAACGAGTATCCCAATGTACTATTAATGCGCACATTCTCAAAAGCATACGGTCTTGCTTCCTTCCGAGTAGGGTACGCAATTGGTCAACCAGAAGTCATTGCTAAACTGGATCCAGTGCGTGCACCGTTTAACAATACGATTTTAAGTCAAGCAGTCGCGGCAATTGCAATAAGTGACCAAGACTATATTAAAAATTGCTGTAAAGCAAATGAAATTGGTAAAAAGCAATATGTTGATTTTTGTGAAAAGCATAATTTGAAATACTACCCATCTGATACGAACTTTATTTTATTTGACACGAAAGCTAATAGTGATGTTGTTTTTCAGGAACTTATGAAGCGCGGGTTTATTATTCGCAGTGGGAATGCTTTAGGTGCCCCTGGTTTTATTCGTGTAACAATTGGAACTGAAGCGCAAAATGCGGCATTGTTACAGCATCTAGAAGCGGTGTTAAAAGAACAAGGAGTTTTTGCATGA
- the aroH gene encoding chorismate mutase: protein MIRGLRGAITIELDKPEFVWDETARLVREVVAANDVTVEDIASIVISTTPDITSAFPARAVRLMEGWQYVPVMCMHEMDVPGALPLCIRVLIHANVEMAQKDVKHIYLNDAIKLRPDLAQAK from the coding sequence ATGATTCGTGGATTAAGAGGCGCAATTACAATTGAATTGGACAAGCCAGAGTTTGTTTGGGATGAGACAGCTAGATTAGTACGTGAAGTAGTGGCAGCAAACGATGTTACAGTAGAGGATATTGCTTCTATTGTCATTTCGACAACGCCAGATATTACATCAGCGTTTCCAGCGCGTGCTGTAAGATTAATGGAAGGTTGGCAGTATGTGCCTGTTATGTGTATGCATGAAATGGACGTGCCTGGAGCTCTGCCATTATGTATTCGTGTGTTAATTCATGCGAATGTAGAAATGGCGCAAAAAGATGTAAAGCATATTTATTTAAATGATGCAATCAAATTAAGACCAGATTTAGCCCAAGCTAAATAA
- a CDS encoding thiolase family protein produces MREVVIVAAVRTAVGRSKGALKDVRADDLAADVLQEVVNRAGIDKGQVEDVIFGCVTQSGEQGANIARTALLMAGFPEKVPGVTIDRQCGSSQQAVHFGAQAILAGDMDIVIAGGVESMTRVPMFSNMQSAHKGKRLHENYTIIHQGLSAEKMAAKWQFSKDHLNHFAYESHRRALAAIEAGHFQQEIMPVHITQEDGTVTIFEVDEGPRADTTIERLKDLKTVFQEQGVITAGNASQMSDGASAVVLMSLEKAQELGIQPLAKIVTRVVVGSDPTLMLTGPIEATRQALKRAGLTIEEIDTYEVNEAFAPVPLAWLHDIGADPAKLNPDGGAIALGHPLGATGTKLLTTMLYRMQRENLRYGLIAICEGMGMANATIIEKM; encoded by the coding sequence ATGAGAGAAGTAGTAATAGTAGCAGCTGTTCGTACCGCAGTTGGACGTAGTAAAGGCGCTTTAAAGGATGTACGTGCAGATGATTTAGCAGCAGATGTGCTACAAGAAGTAGTAAACCGTGCTGGGATTGACAAAGGTCAAGTGGAGGATGTTATTTTCGGCTGTGTGACGCAATCAGGTGAGCAAGGTGCAAATATTGCCCGCACAGCGTTATTAATGGCAGGCTTCCCAGAGAAAGTTCCTGGCGTCACGATTGATCGTCAATGCGGTTCTAGCCAGCAAGCTGTGCATTTTGGCGCACAAGCTATCTTAGCAGGTGATATGGATATTGTTATTGCTGGTGGTGTAGAAAGTATGACAAGGGTGCCAATGTTTTCAAATATGCAGAGTGCTCATAAAGGCAAACGCTTACACGAAAATTATACGATTATTCATCAGGGGCTATCAGCTGAGAAAATGGCGGCAAAATGGCAATTTTCAAAAGACCATTTAAATCATTTTGCTTATGAAAGTCATAGACGAGCTTTAGCAGCTATTGAGGCAGGTCATTTTCAACAGGAAATTATGCCTGTTCATATAACACAAGAAGACGGAACGGTTACCATATTTGAAGTCGATGAAGGACCGCGTGCAGATACAACTATAGAACGATTAAAAGACTTAAAAACCGTCTTTCAAGAGCAAGGGGTTATTACAGCCGGAAATGCTAGCCAAATGAGTGATGGGGCATCGGCTGTCGTGCTGATGTCGTTAGAAAAAGCACAAGAGCTTGGCATTCAACCGCTTGCAAAAATTGTCACACGCGTTGTGGTAGGCTCTGATCCGACGCTTATGCTTACAGGTCCAATCGAGGCTACAAGACAAGCCTTGAAACGTGCAGGACTGACAATTGAAGAAATAGATACGTATGAGGTCAACGAAGCATTTGCCCCTGTGCCACTTGCTTGGTTACATGACATCGGTGCAGACCCAGCAAAGCTAAATCCAGATGGTGGTGCCATTGCTTTAGGACATCCATTAGGGGCAACGGGTACGAAGTTGTTAACGACGATGTTATATCGGATGCAACGTGAAAATTTACGCTATGGCCTTATTGCTATATGCGAAGGTATGGGCATGGCAAATGCCACAATTATTGAAAAAATGTAA
- the aroB gene encoding 3-dehydroquinate synthase, whose product MRVPVATTSHQYEVVLGHNFLAEAVKTFDDKLQKADKLIVFTDANVWAAQGEYFKGHFPYDFEVFVLPGGEACKTFEQYNAAQTFLLEQKCSRKSFIFAFGGGAVGDLTGFVAATYMRGVPFIQIPTTILAHDSAVGGKTAINHPLGKNMIGAFYQPEGVIFDTAFIESLPEREVRSGTAEVIKHAMISNASWLQQLMAAESVIHFSTTELAQQLKAGIEVKAKIVSEDETEQSVRKYLNLGHTYGHAIEAAAGYGKVAHGEAVMIGLVYCLLLSERYGKLNRDFTTAFLHFAVKNGYPFEAVNDYSFEQLTTYLLKDKKAEYGVLQFVLLEEIGKPFVRPIELAECKEIDAEFRQLLAEVLG is encoded by the coding sequence ATGCGTGTACCAGTAGCGACAACATCACATCAGTATGAAGTAGTGCTTGGGCATAATTTTTTAGCTGAAGCAGTCAAAACATTTGACGATAAACTGCAAAAAGCAGATAAACTCATTGTTTTTACAGATGCCAATGTGTGGGCTGCCCAAGGGGAATATTTTAAGGGCCATTTCCCATATGACTTTGAGGTCTTTGTGCTACCGGGTGGTGAAGCTTGTAAAACGTTTGAACAATACAATGCAGCACAAACTTTCTTACTTGAACAAAAATGTTCACGAAAATCATTTATTTTTGCATTTGGTGGCGGGGCAGTTGGCGATTTAACAGGCTTTGTTGCAGCTACCTATATGCGAGGAGTACCGTTTATTCAAATCCCAACGACGATTTTAGCACATGACTCAGCCGTTGGAGGTAAAACAGCCATCAATCATCCACTAGGCAAAAATATGATTGGTGCTTTCTACCAGCCTGAAGGGGTCATATTCGATACGGCCTTTATTGAGAGTTTACCTGAGCGAGAGGTGCGTTCGGGGACAGCTGAAGTCATTAAACACGCAATGATATCAAATGCTTCCTGGCTACAGCAATTAATGGCGGCTGAATCAGTTATTCATTTTAGTACAACGGAATTGGCTCAACAGCTAAAGGCGGGCATTGAAGTAAAGGCGAAAATTGTATCCGAGGATGAAACGGAGCAATCTGTGCGCAAATATTTAAACTTAGGTCATACATATGGCCATGCCATTGAAGCAGCAGCAGGTTATGGGAAAGTCGCACACGGTGAGGCAGTGATGATTGGTCTTGTGTATTGTCTTTTACTTAGTGAGCGATATGGTAAGCTAAATCGTGACTTTACAACAGCATTTTTACATTTTGCTGTAAAAAATGGCTATCCTTTTGAAGCGGTGAATGATTATTCATTTGAACAGTTAACAACGTATTTATTAAAAGATAAAAAAGCGGAATATGGCGTACTACAATTTGTTTTACTAGAAGAAATTGGGAAACCTTTTGTGCGACCAATTGAGTTAGCAGAATGCAAAGAGATAGATGCTGAATTCCGCCAATTATTAGCGGAGGTGCTTGGATGA
- a CDS encoding 3-hydroxyacyl-CoA dehydrogenase, translated as MKCHEVVAIVTGGASGLGEATVRKIVGEGGKAVIFDVNDERGQTLVQELGENVRYVRVDVTQEADVAAGIEHAIATFGLINVAVNCAGIADASKVISKRGVHALGLFSKVIAVNLIGTFNVIRLAAEQMQHNKPDEDGQRGVMINTASVAAFDGQIGQAAYSASKGGVAAMTLPIARELAELGIRVMTIAPGLIETPMFASLAEPARTALATMTPFPKRLGKPSEYALLVESIIHNVMLNGEVIRLDGAIRMQPK; from the coding sequence ATGAAATGTCATGAAGTTGTAGCGATTGTAACAGGTGGTGCATCAGGCTTAGGGGAGGCAACTGTCCGGAAAATTGTTGGAGAAGGTGGCAAAGCTGTTATTTTTGATGTCAATGATGAGAGAGGGCAGACACTCGTGCAAGAATTAGGTGAAAATGTCCGCTATGTCCGTGTTGATGTGACACAGGAAGCGGATGTGGCAGCGGGGATTGAACATGCGATAGCAACATTTGGACTGATTAATGTTGCTGTTAACTGTGCAGGGATTGCGGATGCGAGTAAAGTCATTTCAAAACGTGGTGTCCATGCTCTTGGATTATTTTCAAAAGTGATAGCTGTCAATTTAATTGGCACATTTAACGTTATTCGTCTTGCAGCCGAACAAATGCAGCATAATAAGCCTGATGAAGATGGGCAGCGAGGCGTTATGATTAATACAGCATCTGTGGCTGCATTTGATGGTCAAATTGGACAAGCAGCTTATAGTGCCTCAAAGGGTGGAGTAGCGGCGATGACATTGCCGATTGCGCGTGAGCTTGCAGAGCTAGGCATACGAGTAATGACGATCGCGCCTGGGCTAATTGAAACGCCGATGTTTGCGTCGCTAGCTGAACCAGCTCGTACAGCACTAGCAACTATGACACCGTTTCCTAAACGTCTTGGCAAACCATCCGAATATGCACTGCTTGTAGAAAGTATCATTCATAATGTTATGCTTAATGGCGAGGTCATTCGCCTTGATGGTGCGATACGAATGCAACCGAAATAA
- a CDS encoding protein-glutamate O-methyltransferase CheR yields the protein MSDYEQFVEGIKRKTGIDLALYKEAQMKRRLTSLYEKKGYRNFVDFLKALEQDRDLMNEFLDRMTINVSEFYRNGKRWEVLQKKIFPKLLQSNKRLKIWSAACSTGEEPYSLAMVLSQLVPLSQIQIIATDLDENVIQKAKLGVYPERSLAEVPKDIQAKYFEQEGSFYRVKDEIKRCVTFKKHNLLNDHYDANYDLIVCRNVMIYFTEEAKDQIYANFSKALRQDGILFVGSTEQIFNPSRYDFEVEDTFFYRKK from the coding sequence ATGTCAGATTATGAACAATTTGTAGAAGGTATTAAGCGCAAAACTGGTATTGATTTAGCGTTATATAAAGAAGCGCAAATGAAAAGACGATTAACTTCACTCTATGAGAAAAAGGGATATCGTAATTTTGTTGATTTTTTAAAGGCTCTTGAGCAAGATCGCGATTTAATGAATGAATTTCTAGATCGTATGACCATTAATGTTTCGGAGTTTTATCGAAATGGAAAGCGCTGGGAAGTATTACAAAAGAAAATTTTTCCAAAGTTATTGCAATCGAACAAGCGTTTAAAAATTTGGAGTGCTGCTTGTTCTACTGGGGAAGAACCTTATTCATTAGCAATGGTATTATCACAATTAGTGCCGTTATCGCAAATTCAAATAATCGCCACAGATTTAGATGAAAATGTTATTCAAAAAGCTAAATTGGGTGTCTATCCAGAGCGTTCTTTAGCAGAGGTACCAAAAGATATTCAGGCGAAGTATTTTGAGCAAGAGGGAAGCTTCTACCGAGTGAAAGATGAAATTAAACGTTGTGTGACCTTTAAAAAGCATAATCTGCTTAACGATCATTATGATGCCAATTATGATCTTATCGTGTGCCGCAATGTGATGATTTACTTTACCGAAGAAGCAAAGGATCAAATCTATGCAAACTTCAGTAAAGCATTACGACAAGATGGTATTTTATTTGTCGGCTCAACGGAGCAAATATTTAATCCTTCGCGTTATGACTTTGAGGTAGAGGATACATTCTTCTATCGAAAAAAATAG
- a CDS encoding prephenate dehydrogenase, with protein MTRKVLVIGLGLIGGSIALALQKAPDTKIIGYDMDETTREHAKTLNIVHDIVTNPQDVAAEVDIIIFGTPVNATLEWMEQLKTWPLKNKVIVTDTGSTKKMIMQKAGELRELGITFIGGHPMAGSHKSGVLAAKAHLFENAYYMLTPLAGEEIINMAQLESLLKFTHAKVVSVSAREHDHMTAVVSHFPHVIAASLVHQLGGENGEYPMTRSLAAGGFRDVTRIASSNPILWRDITLQNRDELVAQLEGWQSEMNRVKELLLNGSSADIENYFAIAKELRDELPISAGAMFTSFDLYVDVPDYPGVISEVTGLLADEKISITNLRIVESREDVFGILVISLQSESDRERAAACIQQRAKFETYIS; from the coding sequence ATGACACGCAAAGTACTCGTAATTGGTTTAGGCTTAATTGGGGGCTCGATTGCTCTTGCTTTACAAAAAGCACCTGACACAAAAATTATAGGCTATGATATGGACGAAACAACACGTGAACATGCTAAAACCTTAAATATTGTTCATGATATTGTGACAAATCCACAAGATGTTGCAGCAGAGGTTGATATCATTATTTTTGGGACACCTGTTAACGCTACACTTGAGTGGATGGAACAATTAAAAACATGGCCGTTAAAAAATAAAGTGATTGTAACAGATACAGGTAGCACGAAAAAAATGATTATGCAAAAAGCTGGAGAGTTACGTGAATTAGGCATTACCTTTATCGGTGGACACCCGATGGCAGGGTCTCATAAAAGTGGTGTTTTAGCGGCAAAGGCTCATCTTTTTGAAAATGCGTACTATATGTTAACACCACTAGCGGGTGAAGAAATTATTAATATGGCCCAACTTGAAAGTCTATTGAAATTCACACATGCCAAAGTTGTTAGTGTATCTGCACGTGAGCACGATCATATGACAGCCGTAGTTAGCCATTTCCCGCATGTTATTGCAGCATCTCTTGTGCATCAATTAGGCGGAGAAAATGGTGAATATCCGATGACACGCTCACTGGCAGCAGGGGGCTTCCGTGATGTCACGCGTATTGCATCATCTAATCCGATACTATGGCGTGATATTACACTACAAAATCGTGATGAATTAGTAGCCCAGCTTGAGGGGTGGCAATCCGAAATGAATCGTGTGAAGGAGCTTCTACTAAATGGAAGCTCTGCTGATATTGAAAACTATTTTGCAATTGCTAAGGAGCTCCGTGATGAATTACCAATAAGTGCTGGAGCAATGTTCACGTCGTTTGATTTGTATGTCGATGTTCCTGACTACCCAGGGGTAATTTCTGAAGTAACAGGCTTACTAGCGGATGAAAAAATTAGTATTACTAATTTACGTATCGTAGAATCTCGCGAGGATGTCTTCGGTATACTTGTCATTAGCCTGCAAAGTGAAAGTGATCGTGAGCGCGCAGCTGCATGTATTCAACAGCGTGCCAAATTTGAAACATATATTTCATAG
- a CDS encoding SH3 domain-containing protein, whose protein sequence is MKKILKPLLSVIAIGTLSLSINIDKNVLANNIANTCAYDSASKVNPDYSTMNCLLTETALNYDVPPEIVKAIAEGESGNWRHFDKNGEAIVTADNGIGIMQITNQAGYNQDRLKSDIVYNIQAGVETLDNMFKRKDLPSINGGERDVLEHWYFAIMAYNGTKPVNSPIVQATGERNTNAYQERILRIINKLELIDLTELPFSREHFQYDSNSRENIKFSTLHYDFDLPLTKSKYFFETNQKVSAITNVTIRTRPTTDSPSLGTLREGEVVTITGPFEYEKVSTKKNHFVWYPVKRSDGTEGYVASSYLNYSASTPTPPVTPPTTGNVDVSKFADYNANQYWAEDFKWAVNIGIISGYPNVKNPSTGKYENLLKPYTNLTENQMLSILFRYFKPSELASTIANTSWYGDVNYQLATKYSLPVLGANTASKQAIAGKDITRGNFARILASMHYGKTVSQSEAIKFLRDNGLTTTKTNEEFKPNDSLARAHTVAFFHRYEQTFNN, encoded by the coding sequence ATGAAAAAGATATTGAAACCATTGCTTAGTGTTATTGCCATTGGTACCCTCTCTCTATCTATAAACATAGATAAAAATGTATTAGCTAATAATATTGCAAATACATGTGCGTATGATTCGGCATCGAAAGTAAACCCTGATTATTCCACAATGAACTGTTTGTTAACCGAAACAGCACTGAATTATGATGTTCCTCCTGAAATTGTGAAGGCAATAGCGGAAGGTGAAAGTGGAAATTGGCGTCATTTTGATAAGAATGGTGAAGCAATTGTGACAGCTGATAATGGAATTGGCATTATGCAAATTACAAATCAAGCAGGCTACAATCAAGATAGACTAAAAAGCGATATTGTCTATAATATTCAAGCTGGTGTAGAGACTTTAGATAATATGTTTAAGCGAAAGGATTTACCTAGCATCAACGGTGGAGAAAGAGATGTACTGGAACATTGGTACTTCGCTATCATGGCTTATAACGGTACTAAGCCAGTAAATAGTCCAATTGTTCAAGCAACTGGTGAAAGAAATACCAATGCCTATCAAGAAAGAATACTCCGAATTATTAATAAATTGGAATTAATAGACTTAACAGAGCTGCCTTTTTCACGTGAACATTTTCAATATGACTCTAACAGCAGGGAAAATATTAAATTTTCAACGTTGCACTATGATTTTGATTTACCATTAACAAAATCTAAGTATTTTTTTGAAACAAATCAAAAAGTTAGTGCAATAACGAATGTAACAATTAGGACAAGACCTACTACGGATAGTCCTTCTTTGGGTACTTTACGTGAAGGTGAAGTTGTTACCATTACGGGTCCTTTTGAATATGAAAAAGTATCAACGAAGAAAAACCATTTTGTTTGGTATCCTGTGAAAAGAAGTGACGGGACAGAGGGCTATGTAGCATCAAGTTATTTAAACTACTCAGCTTCAACACCAACACCTCCAGTAACACCGCCCACAACGGGCAATGTTGATGTATCAAAGTTTGCTGATTACAATGCAAACCAATATTGGGCTGAGGATTTTAAGTGGGCAGTCAATATCGGTATCATCAGTGGATACCCAAATGTGAAAAACCCATCAACAGGTAAGTACGAAAACTTACTTAAACCGTACACGAACTTAACGGAAAACCAAATGTTATCTATCCTATTCCGTTACTTCAAACCATCAGAACTAGCTTCAACGATAGCTAATACTTCATGGTATGGAGATGTAAACTACCAATTGGCTACAAAATACTCTCTACCAGTTCTAGGTGCAAACACAGCATCCAAACAAGCCATTGCAGGGAAGGATATTACACGGGGTAACTTCGCTCGTATCTTAGCTTCAATGCATTATGGTAAGACTGTATCTCAGTCAGAAGCTATTAAATTCCTTCGTGATAATGGTTTAACAACTACTAAAACAAATGAAGAGTTTAAACCAAATGATTCTCTAGCAAGAGCGCACACAGTGGCATTCTTCCACCGTTACGAACAAACATTCAATAACTAA
- a CDS encoding long-chain fatty acid--CoA ligase has protein sequence MHMMDTPLLLTSFLSRAERFFHAKKIYSRTSPTMTHEFTYKEFAIRTRKLADALTTLGMDRGIKVGTFAWNHHRHLEAYFAVPCAGAVLHMINIRLAPEHIVYVINHAEDEILLIDENLVPVIAPIVSQLKTVKHFIVMGDAVELQNSPLPNVLSYEELLAEANGDFEFPDDIEENAPAGMCYTSATTGMPKGVVYTHRSIVLHSITAGLSDSIAICERDVVLPVVPMFHANAWGLPFASVLFGATQVLPGPMFTPQLLADLIEQYKVTLTAGVPTIWLGVLQAQRQQPRDLSSLRSIICGGSASPIGLVRGFEEEQKIPYFTGYGMTETSPLVSLSTYLSHMEHYTTDEKMHVRTTQGITMPLLDMRIVNEHGEVPWDGKTMGEITIRGPWIASEYYKDERTAEAFKDGWLYTGDIAVMTPDGYIKITDRTKDLIKSGGEWISSVELENALMTHPKVFEAAVVAIPHEKWLERPLACVVPKPEYKDSITKEELLDSLRAQFHKTWIPDDVVFLDEVPKTSVGKFMKAKLRENLKDYRVKI, from the coding sequence ATGCATATGATGGATACACCTTTACTACTGACAAGTTTTTTAAGTCGGGCAGAACGATTCTTTCATGCGAAAAAAATCTATTCGCGTACAAGCCCTACAATGACTCATGAGTTTACTTATAAAGAGTTTGCTATTCGTACTCGTAAATTAGCGGATGCTTTAACGACACTTGGCATGGACCGAGGGATAAAAGTTGGCACTTTTGCTTGGAATCATCATCGTCACTTAGAGGCCTATTTTGCCGTACCGTGTGCTGGTGCAGTACTGCATATGATTAATATTCGCTTGGCGCCTGAGCATATCGTGTATGTGATAAATCATGCAGAAGATGAAATTTTGCTTATTGATGAAAATCTAGTACCTGTTATTGCACCAATCGTGTCCCAGCTTAAAACGGTGAAGCATTTTATCGTGATGGGGGATGCAGTTGAATTGCAAAACTCGCCACTACCCAATGTACTTTCCTATGAAGAACTACTTGCAGAGGCAAATGGTGATTTTGAATTTCCAGATGATATAGAGGAGAATGCGCCTGCTGGCATGTGCTATACAAGTGCAACAACAGGCATGCCAAAGGGTGTTGTCTATACACATCGGAGCATTGTTCTTCATAGCATTACAGCTGGGCTGTCTGATAGCATCGCTATATGTGAACGTGATGTCGTGTTACCGGTCGTCCCAATGTTTCATGCCAATGCTTGGGGTTTACCGTTTGCTAGTGTGTTATTTGGGGCTACTCAAGTACTACCTGGACCGATGTTTACACCACAGCTATTAGCCGATTTAATTGAACAGTATAAAGTAACATTAACAGCAGGCGTTCCAACGATTTGGCTTGGTGTGTTACAAGCGCAACGTCAACAACCACGTGATTTATCGTCGTTACGTTCCATTATTTGTGGTGGCTCCGCATCGCCCATTGGTCTTGTGCGTGGTTTTGAAGAAGAACAAAAAATTCCGTATTTCACGGGCTACGGAATGACCGAGACATCACCGCTTGTTAGCTTATCGACGTACTTATCACATATGGAACACTATACGACAGATGAAAAGATGCACGTTCGCACAACGCAAGGGATTACGATGCCACTTCTTGATATGCGAATCGTTAATGAACATGGTGAGGTACCATGGGACGGCAAGACGATGGGGGAAATTACAATTAGAGGCCCTTGGATTGCTAGTGAATATTATAAAGACGAGCGCACGGCAGAAGCTTTTAAAGATGGGTGGCTATATACTGGAGATATTGCGGTGATGACCCCTGACGGCTATATTAAAATTACAGATCGTACAAAAGATTTGATTAAGAGTGGTGGGGAATGGATTTCATCTGTGGAGCTTGAAAATGCATTAATGACACATCCGAAAGTGTTTGAAGCGGCAGTGGTGGCCATTCCACATGAGAAATGGTTGGAACGTCCGCTGGCATGTGTCGTTCCTAAGCCTGAATATAAAGATTCCATTACGAAGGAGGAACTGCTCGATAGTTTGCGAGCACAGTTCCATAAAACGTGGATTCCCGATGATGTTGTTTTTTTAGATGAAGTGCCGAAAACATCCGTTGGCAAATTTATGAAAGCTAAGTTAAGGGAAAATTTAAAAGATTATCGTGTGAAAATTTAA